The Spirochaetota bacterium genome window below encodes:
- the rpoB gene encoding DNA-directed RNA polymerase subunit beta yields the protein MENVMAPIIKRVSFAEFQTQTEAPDLLAIQLESFAEFLQEGVASNKRELKGLEGVFRSVFPIESTDGNIVIEYVHYDIGELKYSQDEAFDKNLTYSAPIKVIFRLIDRKTGEIKEKDIYIGDFPIMTDRGTFIINGAERVVVNQIYKSPGVLFSAKNKEFAAKIVPEKGSWLEFLVDSKKDLMYVRIDSRRKVLVTTLLLSLGMTVEDIVARFFEMTDVSLNSDSEAISKLVGQYVGETILDDENKPIVSAMDKLFPNTVNQLFQKGIASLKIINSDSLLKNRALVNTLEKDDTKDNIQKAVKKIYSILHPGEAAPFDVIVRDLNNMFFNNRYYDLGEVGRYKLVMKLYQELDKQDRDALLESFTLSFEDISATLNHLIAVSNEEAPIDDVDHLGNRRVRSVSELIVDAISVAFITVEKSIYEKLSTRDIEDLSPQNIINVKPIMSSINDFFGMSQLSQFMDQINPISELTHKRRLSALGPGGLSRDRAGFEVRDVHYTHYGRVCPIETPEGPNIGLIVSLSIFAKVNHYGFLETPYLVVKDSQVTKEIVYLSANEEENMYIAPVNVEMSKTFKITEEFPRVRYKGEYELVPASKIQLMDVSALQLLSVSAALIPFVENDDANRALMGSNMQRQAMPLLRGNSPIVGTGMEYLVARDSRAAILAKEDGEIIKVDSKNIELKTKSGTKAYKLSKFRRTNQDTSFNQKPIVNVGEKVIKGQVIADGFGTDQGELALGKNAVVAFMPWNGYNYEDAVLMSERLIKEDDFTSIYTTVFECPALETKQGPEEITREIPNIGEEALRNLDEDGIIRVGAYVKPGDILVGKVTPKGEPTETPEFRLLHAIFGEKAKDVRDTSQRVPHGEDGVVVDVKIFTIKNGDELSPGVLKLIKVYLAKKRKIKPGDKIAGRHGNKGVVSRVMREEDMPFLPDGTPVDVVLNPLGVPSRMNLGQLFETYLGMAGLKLGVKYQCAAFQGASLDQIDEQTDFANNKILEDLIEERTKYGETKEEIEKYWEEVKLTKTGKYKLRDGRTGEYFQKQVFVGVMYVLKLNHMVDDKLHARSVGPYSLVTQQPLRGKANFGGQRLGEMEVWALEAYGVANLLQEMMTVKSDDTDGRIRVYEGIIKGKRVSSPSIPESFNVLIQELRGLALDIQVYDKSGKCVPLNEKEKEMLDMRVHLI from the coding sequence ATGGAGAATGTTATGGCGCCAATCATCAAGCGTGTTTCCTTTGCTGAATTTCAAACTCAAACGGAAGCTCCCGATTTATTAGCAATACAGCTAGAATCTTTTGCGGAATTTTTACAAGAGGGTGTTGCATCTAATAAAAGGGAACTAAAAGGTCTTGAAGGTGTTTTTAGATCTGTTTTTCCTATTGAAAGTACAGATGGAAATATAGTTATTGAATATGTTCACTATGATATTGGTGAACTCAAATATTCTCAAGATGAAGCTTTTGATAAAAATCTCACATATAGTGCACCTATCAAAGTTATTTTTCGTCTCATAGATCGTAAAACTGGAGAGATCAAAGAAAAAGATATCTACATAGGTGATTTTCCTATTATGACAGATCGGGGCACTTTTATTATTAATGGAGCTGAGCGTGTTGTTGTGAATCAAATTTACAAATCTCCAGGTGTTTTATTCAGTGCTAAAAACAAAGAGTTTGCTGCTAAAATTGTTCCTGAAAAAGGTTCTTGGTTAGAATTTTTAGTTGATAGTAAAAAAGATCTTATGTATGTTCGTATAGATTCTCGTCGTAAAGTTCTTGTAACTACATTACTTCTTTCTTTGGGTATGACTGTAGAAGATATCGTAGCACGCTTCTTTGAAATGACAGATGTTTCTCTTAACTCTGATTCTGAAGCTATTTCCAAGTTAGTTGGACAATATGTTGGTGAAACAATTCTTGATGATGAAAATAAACCTATTGTTTCAGCGATGGACAAACTTTTTCCTAATACAGTCAATCAACTATTTCAAAAAGGGATTGCGTCTCTTAAAATTATTAACAGTGATTCTTTACTCAAAAATAGAGCTCTTGTAAATACGCTTGAAAAAGATGACACAAAAGATAATATCCAAAAAGCAGTGAAAAAAATCTATAGTATTTTGCATCCAGGTGAAGCAGCTCCTTTTGATGTGATTGTTCGTGATCTTAATAATATGTTCTTTAATAATCGTTATTATGATCTTGGTGAAGTTGGTCGATACAAATTAGTGATGAAATTATATCAAGAACTTGACAAGCAAGATAGAGATGCTCTTCTAGAATCATTTACTCTTTCTTTTGAAGATATTTCTGCAACTCTTAATCATTTGATTGCTGTTTCTAATGAGGAAGCTCCAATTGATGATGTGGATCATTTGGGTAATCGTCGTGTTCGTAGTGTTAGTGAACTTATTGTTGATGCTATTAGTGTTGCTTTTATCACTGTTGAAAAATCTATTTATGAAAAATTATCTACAAGAGATATAGAAGATTTGTCTCCTCAAAATATTATTAATGTCAAACCAATTATGTCTTCTATTAATGATTTCTTTGGAATGAGTCAATTATCTCAGTTTATGGATCAAATCAATCCTATTTCAGAACTTACTCACAAACGCCGTCTTTCAGCTTTAGGCCCTGGTGGTCTTTCGAGAGATAGAGCTGGTTTTGAAGTTCGTGATGTTCACTATACTCATTATGGTCGAGTATGTCCTATCGAAACTCCCGAAGGTCCAAATATTGGACTTATTGTATCACTTTCTATTTTTGCAAAAGTAAATCATTATGGATTTCTTGAAACACCTTATTTAGTTGTAAAAGATAGTCAAGTTACCAAAGAAATTGTATATCTTTCTGCTAATGAAGAAGAAAATATGTATATTGCTCCTGTGAATGTGGAAATGAGTAAAACTTTCAAAATCACTGAGGAATTTCCTCGGGTGCGTTACAAAGGTGAATATGAGTTAGTTCCTGCTAGTAAAATTCAATTGATGGATGTATCTGCATTACAATTATTATCTGTATCTGCTGCTTTAATTCCATTTGTTGAAAATGATGATGCCAACCGTGCTCTTATGGGATCGAATATGCAACGCCAAGCGATGCCTCTTCTTAGAGGGAATTCTCCTATTGTTGGAACTGGTATGGAATATTTGGTAGCGAGAGATTCTCGTGCCGCTATCCTTGCTAAAGAAGATGGGGAAATCATAAAAGTTGATTCTAAAAATATAGAACTTAAAACCAAATCAGGTACTAAGGCTTATAAACTTTCTAAATTTAGAAGAACCAATCAAGATACAAGTTTTAACCAAAAACCTATTGTTAATGTTGGGGAAAAAGTTATTAAAGGGCAAGTTATTGCAGATGGATTTGGTACAGACCAAGGTGAATTAGCGTTAGGTAAAAATGCTGTTGTTGCTTTTATGCCTTGGAATGGATATAACTATGAAGATGCGGTTCTGATGTCTGAAAGACTCATCAAAGAGGATGATTTCACTTCTATTTACACTACCGTATTCGAATGCCCTGCTCTTGAAACAAAACAAGGTCCAGAAGAAATTACTAGAGAAATCCCAAATATCGGTGAAGAAGCACTTCGTAATTTAGATGAAGATGGTATTATCCGTGTTGGTGCTTATGTCAAACCTGGGGATATTCTTGTTGGTAAAGTAACTCCAAAAGGAGAGCCTACAGAAACTCCTGAATTTAGATTGTTACATGCGATCTTTGGTGAAAAAGCTAAAGATGTTCGTGATACATCTCAGCGTGTACCTCATGGTGAAGACGGTGTAGTAGTTGATGTTAAAATATTTACTATCAAAAACGGAGATGAATTATCTCCTGGTGTCTTGAAGCTTATCAAAGTTTATCTTGCTAAAAAACGAAAAATCAAACCTGGTGATAAAATTGCAGGTCGTCATGGAAACAAAGGGGTTGTCTCTAGAGTTATGCGTGAAGAAGATATGCCATTTCTTCCAGATGGTACTCCAGTAGATGTTGTTTTAAATCCTCTAGGTGTTCCATCTCGTATGAACCTTGGACAATTGTTCGAAACATATCTTGGTATGGCTGGATTGAAACTTGGTGTCAAATATCAATGTGCTGCTTTTCAAGGTGCTTCTTTAGATCAAATTGATGAACAAACAGATTTTGCTAATAATAAAATATTAGAAGATCTGATTGAAGAGCGTACCAAATACGGAGAAACAAAAGAAGAAATTGAAAAATATTGGGAAGAAGTAAAACTGACCAAAACTGGAAAATACAAACTTCGTGATGGACGCACTGGGGAATACTTCCAAAAACAAGTGTTTGTTGGTGTTATGTATGTTCTCAAACTCAATCACATGGTTGATGATAAATTACATGCTCGTTCTGTTGGCCCATACTCACTTGTTACCCAGCAACCACTTCGTGGTAAAGCTAACTTTGGTGGTCAGCGTTTAGGAGAAATGGAAGTTTGGGCATTAGAAGCTTATGGTGTTGCTAATTTACTTCAAGAGATGATGACAGTGAAATCAGATGATACTGATGGACGGATTCGTGTTTATGAAGGAATTATCAAAGGTAAAAGAGTTTCTTCACCAAGTATTCCAGAATCTTTTAATGTTCTTATACAAGAACTTAGAGGACTTGCGCTTGATATTCAAGTGTATGATAAATCGGGTAAATGTGTTCCATTAAACGAAAAAGAAAAAGAAATGCTCGATATGAGAGTACATCTCATTTAG
- the rplL gene encoding 50S ribosomal protein L7/L12, whose protein sequence is MADNVTKVFDLIKDLTVLELNDLRKKIEVEFDVQATVAAAPAAGAGDAGDAASTTVSVFVTDPGTSKIEVIKAIRELTGLGLKEAKEMAESKGATPLKADIEQAEADQIAEKLKAAGAVVEIK, encoded by the coding sequence ATGGCTGATAACGTAACTAAAGTATTTGATTTAATTAAAGATCTAACTGTTCTTGAATTAAATGACCTTCGTAAAAAAATTGAAGTTGAATTTGATGTGCAAGCAACTGTAGCAGCTGCACCAGCAGCTGGAGCTGGAGATGCTGGAGATGCAGCATCTACAACTGTATCTGTATTTGTTACAGATCCTGGCACAAGCAAGATCGAAGTTATAAAAGCTATCCGTGAACTCACAGGTCTTGGACTTAAAGAAGCTAAAGAAATGGCTGAAAGTAAAGGAGCTACTCCTCTTAAAGCTGATATTGAACAAGCTGAAGCTGATCAAATTGCAGAAAAACTTAAAGCTGCAGGTGCTGTAGTAGAAATTAAATAA
- a CDS encoding 50S ribosomal protein L10, which yields MLKKADKIELTKVLVKDIAEADGFAVCSFQGLSVANMNDLRRKLFAVNSKAQVIKNRLLKHALHENKITSMDDHLKESTMIVLGKEDAMATLRVLGNFAKENQFFGFKAGVVAKTEYAQAEIIELSKLPGRIEIIAMIAGGMNSVISMFNGTLEALANKKEQA from the coding sequence ATGTTAAAAAAAGCAGATAAAATTGAATTAACAAAAGTTCTTGTTAAAGATATTGCTGAAGCTGATGGTTTTGCGGTTTGTTCTTTTCAGGGATTGTCTGTAGCTAATATGAATGATCTTCGTAGAAAATTATTTGCAGTCAATTCAAAAGCTCAAGTTATAAAAAATCGTCTTCTAAAACATGCTTTGCATGAAAATAAAATCACAAGTATGGATGATCATCTTAAAGAATCAACTATGATTGTCCTTGGAAAAGAAGATGCAATGGCTACTCTTAGAGTATTAGGTAATTTTGCAAAAGAAAATCAATTTTTTGGATTTAAAGCTGGTGTCGTAGCAAAAACTGAATATGCTCAAGCGGAAATCATTGAACTTTCAAAACTACCAGGTCGTATTGAGATTATCGCTATGATCGCTGGTGGAATGAATTCTGTGATTTCAATGTTCAATGGAACTTTAGAAGCTCTTGCGAATAAAAAAGAACAGGCTTAA